One window from the genome of Gemmatimonadaceae bacterium encodes:
- a CDS encoding TolC family protein, with the protein MRLLARIAVPLVALPLAMAAAQQPDAGPRPIGLDQAVQLARRNSPVTAQARNSARVANATVKSAIAQFLPNLSLNQGASRSGGATFFQGKLVPYTGDPWSYGKGYSASLELFDGGQRWLDYRAAQAGLQAADQNQTVQRFTVALNVKQQYFAVLAARESEAAAERQLEQANEAMAVTEAKIAGGQLSRADSLHSLVAVGTARLALITARGNIATANAALTRLVGAPFEVTAMAADTAAVPRIALDSAALIQLAVNGPTVQQAAALASASRSSRWAALSPYLPTVYVSYNFGINYTSRDFVLGGGSQSNHNNLSFGVSYSLFNNFQRELGVVQANANADNARVSLDDARLAAREGMVQNLAALRTAEQTIALQALQIAAAQADVEAVDLQYRVGAKALVDVLAAQAALVQARAALIQARLQARTAGAQIEALIGRDLE; encoded by the coding sequence ATGCGTCTGCTCGCCCGTATCGCCGTCCCGCTCGTCGCCCTGCCGCTGGCGATGGCCGCGGCCCAGCAGCCCGACGCCGGCCCGCGCCCGATCGGGCTCGACCAGGCCGTGCAGCTGGCGCGCCGAAATTCCCCGGTCACGGCGCAGGCGCGCAACTCGGCACGGGTGGCGAACGCCACCGTGAAGAGTGCGATTGCCCAATTCCTGCCCAATCTGAGCCTGAACCAGGGAGCCAGCCGATCGGGCGGCGCGACGTTCTTCCAGGGCAAGCTCGTGCCGTATACGGGCGATCCGTGGAGCTACGGCAAGGGATATTCGGCCAGCCTCGAGCTGTTTGACGGGGGGCAGCGCTGGCTCGATTATCGCGCCGCGCAGGCGGGCCTCCAGGCGGCCGATCAGAACCAGACCGTGCAGCGGTTTACCGTGGCCCTCAACGTCAAGCAGCAGTACTTCGCGGTGCTCGCAGCGCGCGAATCCGAGGCGGCGGCGGAGCGCCAGCTCGAACAGGCCAACGAGGCGATGGCGGTGACCGAGGCCAAGATCGCGGGCGGCCAGCTCTCGCGGGCCGACTCGCTGCACAGTCTCGTGGCGGTGGGCACCGCCCGCCTGGCGCTGATCACGGCCCGCGGGAACATCGCCACCGCCAATGCCGCGCTCACGCGCCTCGTGGGCGCGCCGTTCGAAGTGACGGCGATGGCCGCCGACACCGCCGCCGTGCCGCGCATCGCGCTCGACAGCGCGGCGCTCATCCAGCTCGCGGTGAACGGTCCCACGGTGCAACAGGCGGCGGCGTTGGCGTCGGCGAGCCGGTCCAGCCGGTGGGCGGCGCTCTCCCCGTACCTGCCCACGGTGTACGTCTCGTACAACTTCGGCATCAACTATACGTCGCGGGACTTCGTGCTGGGCGGCGGCTCGCAGTCCAACCACAACAACCTGAGCTTCGGCGTCAGCTACTCGCTGTTCAACAACTTCCAGCGAGAGCTGGGCGTGGTGCAGGCCAACGCCAACGCCGACAATGCGCGGGTGAGCCTGGACGACGCGCGGCTCGCGGCGCGCGAGGGCATGGTGCAGAACCTGGCCGCCCTCCGCACCGCCGAGCAGACGATCGCGCTGCAGGCGCTCCAGATCGCGGCCGCGCAGGCCGACGTGGAAGCGGTGGACCTCCAGTACCGCGTGGGCGCCAAGGCGCTCGTCGACGTGCTCGCCGCGCAGGCCGCGCTCGTGCAGGCGCGCG